Proteins found in one Kangiella sediminilitoris genomic segment:
- a CDS encoding 5'-nucleotidase, giving the protein MPIEFNDTLVIAISSTALFDLAESHRIYMESGVDSYAQYQIDHEDELLKPGAAFGLVKKLLSLNETHKDTPRVEVILLSRNSADTGLRVFNSIESHSLQITRAAFTSGNSPYLYAEAFGAHLFLSTNPKDVMQAINAGIAAATIVSPTQSGNGSDIIKFAFDGDAVLFSDEAEQIFQKGGLEEFTRSEKQSAQKPLEGGPFKNFLSALHKLQKEFTQENCPIRTALVTARSAPAHERVIRTLRYWDIRIDEALFLGGMDKTKFLKAFGADVFFDDQEGHIDRAKGHIPSGHVPNGVINE; this is encoded by the coding sequence ATGCCGATAGAGTTTAACGACACATTAGTAATCGCGATATCTTCCACAGCTTTATTTGATCTAGCTGAAAGTCACCGTATATACATGGAAAGTGGTGTTGATAGCTACGCACAATATCAAATTGATCATGAAGACGAACTTTTGAAGCCAGGCGCAGCATTTGGGCTGGTAAAAAAACTATTGTCTCTAAATGAAACTCATAAAGATACTCCTCGAGTTGAAGTCATTCTATTATCCCGAAACAGTGCAGATACAGGGCTTAGAGTCTTTAACTCTATCGAAAGTCATAGTCTGCAAATTACCCGGGCAGCATTTACCTCCGGCAACAGTCCTTACCTCTATGCAGAAGCCTTCGGTGCACATTTATTTTTATCGACTAATCCAAAAGATGTAATGCAGGCAATTAATGCTGGAATAGCGGCCGCAACCATTGTGTCACCAACCCAGTCAGGTAACGGCAGTGATATTATAAAGTTCGCTTTTGATGGTGACGCGGTGCTGTTTTCCGATGAAGCGGAGCAGATATTTCAAAAAGGCGGGCTGGAAGAATTTACTCGCTCCGAGAAGCAGTCTGCACAAAAACCATTGGAAGGTGGGCCATTTAAAAACTTTCTGTCAGCATTGCACAAACTACAAAAAGAATTCACTCAGGAAAACTGTCCTATACGTACTGCTTTAGTTACCGCACGCTCGGCTCCTGCCCATGAACGCGTTATCCGAACCCTGCGTTATTGGGATATCCGTATTGATGAGGCGCTGTTCTTAGGTGGCATGGATAAAACCAAGTTTCTTAAAGCCTTTGGAGCGGATGTGTTCTTCGATGATCAGGAAGGGCATATAGACCGTGCTAAAGGGCACATCCCGAGTGGCCATGTGCCTAATGGCGTAATTAATGAGTAA
- a CDS encoding amidohydrolase family protein, whose product MKLLFSVLLFALSVSLNAKTLDAPQRTEGEGPYERLILRGGIVIDGKGAPPFGPVDIIIEDNIIVSVQSVGAPGVPIKASSRPKANEGDKVIDISGHYVLPGFVDMHGHIAGSVDGLPAEYPFKLWLAHGITTVREPGSFNGLDWTLKHQELSKDNDITAPRIVPYVGFNMDWDKEITTPDETRRWVRHVADKGAQGIKFFGLPRPMMEAALDEAKKQGLGTMMHHAQLNVVGTNALDSARMGLTTMEHWYGLPEALFEDKVIQDYPLDYNYNDESHRFTEAGRLWQQAAPKGSIKWNNVRDELIDLDFTIDPTLTIYEASRDVMRARNAPWHKEYTHPKLKAFFEPNRESHGSYFFDWTTQNEIDWKENYKIWMSFLNDYKNHGGRVTTGSDTGYIYKIFGFGLIREFELLQEAGFHPLEVVQSATIKGAEALGMDHKIGTIQAGKLADLVIVEENPIANFKVLYGTGHYRLGLDNKAEYVGGVKYTIKDGIIFDARQLREDVKQLVQQAKKAN is encoded by the coding sequence ATGAAGCTTCTCTTTTCTGTTCTGTTATTTGCATTATCTGTAAGCCTAAACGCTAAAACGCTTGATGCCCCACAGCGTACCGAGGGCGAAGGTCCTTATGAGCGCTTAATTCTAAGAGGCGGTATTGTCATTGATGGCAAAGGTGCGCCTCCTTTTGGGCCTGTTGATATTATTATTGAGGACAATATTATTGTTTCCGTGCAGTCTGTCGGAGCGCCAGGTGTACCGATAAAAGCATCAAGCCGACCAAAGGCAAATGAAGGTGATAAAGTTATCGATATTTCCGGACATTATGTGCTACCGGGCTTTGTGGATATGCACGGTCATATTGCGGGAAGTGTCGATGGATTACCTGCTGAGTATCCCTTTAAGCTATGGCTGGCGCACGGCATTACGACAGTCAGAGAGCCAGGTAGCTTTAACGGGCTTGACTGGACATTGAAGCATCAGGAGTTGAGTAAAGATAATGATATTACTGCTCCAAGAATCGTTCCTTATGTTGGTTTCAACATGGACTGGGATAAAGAAATTACCACACCAGATGAAACTCGTCGCTGGGTTCGGCATGTAGCTGATAAAGGTGCTCAGGGTATTAAATTTTTTGGCTTGCCTCGTCCAATGATGGAAGCAGCTTTGGATGAAGCGAAAAAACAGGGACTGGGTACCATGATGCACCATGCTCAATTGAATGTTGTTGGTACCAATGCCCTTGATTCGGCGCGAATGGGCCTGACTACCATGGAGCACTGGTATGGACTGCCTGAGGCATTATTTGAAGACAAGGTCATACAGGATTACCCACTCGACTATAACTATAATGATGAGTCGCATCGATTTACAGAAGCGGGGCGTTTATGGCAGCAGGCCGCTCCGAAAGGTTCTATCAAATGGAACAATGTTCGAGATGAACTTATTGATTTAGATTTCACTATTGATCCTACGCTGACTATTTATGAGGCTAGTAGGGATGTCATGCGTGCGCGAAATGCACCTTGGCATAAAGAGTATACACATCCAAAGCTAAAGGCTTTCTTTGAGCCTAACAGGGAGTCCCACGGCTCATATTTCTTCGACTGGACAACACAGAATGAAATAGACTGGAAAGAAAACTATAAGATTTGGATGAGTTTCTTAAATGACTATAAGAACCATGGTGGCCGGGTCACTACAGGTTCGGACACAGGGTATATTTATAAAATATTCGGCTTTGGTCTAATCCGAGAGTTTGAGCTACTTCAGGAAGCCGGATTCCACCCTTTAGAGGTCGTTCAGTCTGCAACCATTAAGGGTGCTGAAGCGCTGGGAATGGATCATAAAATTGGAACTATCCAGGCAGGCAAGCTTGCAGACTTAGTCATTGTTGAAGAAAATCCTATTGCAAATTTTAAGGTGCTTTACGGCACAGGACATTATCGTCTTGGGTTGGATAACAAAGCAGAGTATGTTGGC